One genomic region from Cetobacterium sp. 8H encodes:
- a CDS encoding riboflavin synthase, with product MFTGLVEELGKVVSIDTTHQGANIKINCNKVIKNASIGDSIATNGVCLTVTQVTSNSFTANIMNESLNVSTLKFLKIGDLVNLEKSVTLQSFLGGHLVTGDVDCFGKIISIKNDGFAIKYTVEIPEDFMKYIVFKGRVTLDGASLTVATLTKTNFTVSIIPHTQENITLGSKKVGDFINVETDLIGKYVEKMLLSKISTNEKPKSALSKNFLAENGFF from the coding sequence ATGTTTACCGGTTTAGTTGAAGAGTTAGGTAAAGTTGTCTCTATTGATACTACTCATCAGGGAGCTAATATCAAAATTAATTGTAATAAAGTTATTAAAAATGCAAGTATTGGAGATAGTATAGCTACAAATGGTGTCTGTTTAACAGTTACTCAGGTTACTTCAAATAGTTTCACCGCTAATATTATGAATGAGTCTCTTAATGTTTCAACTTTGAAATTTCTAAAAATAGGAGATCTTGTTAATCTAGAAAAATCAGTTACACTTCAATCTTTTTTAGGCGGGCACCTAGTTACAGGTGATGTGGATTGTTTTGGAAAAATAATTTCTATAAAAAATGATGGATTTGCTATAAAATATACAGTTGAAATTCCTGAAGATTTTATGAAATACATTGTTTTTAAAGGAAGAGTTACTTTAGATGGAGCAAGTCTCACTGTAGCAACTTTAACCAAAACAAACTTTACAGTTTCTATTATTCCACACACTCAAGAAAATATAACTCTTGGCTCTAAAAAAGTAGGAGATTTTATTAATGTAGAGACTGATCTTATTGGAAAATATGTTGAAAAGATGCTTTTATCTAAAATTTCGACAAATGAAAAACCTAAATCAGCTCTTTCTAAAAATTTTTTAGCTGAAAATGGATTTTTCTAA
- the ribE gene encoding 6,7-dimethyl-8-ribityllumazine synthase — MVKTYEGNFTGENLKVGIVCARFNEFIVSKLLGGAVDALKRHAVSEENIDVSWVPGAFEIPLIAKKMVETKKYDVVITLGAVIRGATPHFDYVCSEVSKGVASVSLESGIPVIFGVLTVNSIEEAIERAGTKAGNKGFDAGLGAIETVNLIKSITEA; from the coding sequence ATGGTTAAAACTTATGAAGGAAATTTTACAGGAGAAAATTTAAAGGTTGGTATTGTTTGTGCTAGATTCAATGAGTTCATTGTATCAAAACTTTTAGGTGGAGCAGTGGATGCTCTTAAAAGACATGCTGTTTCAGAGGAGAATATTGATGTTTCTTGGGTTCCAGGAGCTTTTGAAATCCCTCTTATAGCAAAAAAAATGGTAGAGACTAAAAAATATGATGTAGTTATAACTCTTGGTGCAGTTATAAGAGGTGCTACTCCACATTTTGATTATGTTTGCTCTGAAGTATCTAAAGGTGTCGCATCGGTATCACTTGAATCAGGAATACCTGTAATATTTGGAGTTTTAACAGTTAATTCAATCGAAGAAGCGATTGAAAGAGCTGGTACAAAAGCTGGAAATAAAGGGTTTGATGCAGGTCTAGGAGCTATTGAGACTGTTAATCTTATTAAAAGTATTACCGAGGCATAA
- a CDS encoding alpha/beta hydrolase family protein — protein MIIKILVFLVVLAIIFYFLTYPYNFKLNRKLKRVLNFSEVEKIPEKKVKYLDFSEEQLDERLVLEEKFYKSTYTDEIMRYLVLKPRELKGTPLCLVLCHGIRDKAEDWIHKAKLRENYLTLKEKGRVEDIIFILPDSGYRGESWYTNFYKDNNHRYEEFFSKNLTTLIKEKYPDSPKGIGGFSMGGYGALKIGLKNLDSYDVVGSFSGAISLIRMSINRRVMRIFRYLYVPRFLFNDVNKAHFVKVFSPWGYKILKNDPYSMIKKMDPNKFKNKKFYLSVGSEDKKPYLMFQQWLDVVGRAKKYNLDFRGKIYENEYHTWEYISKDIYNFLIFFTDETKKR, from the coding sequence ATGATAATTAAGATACTAGTTTTTCTAGTAGTTCTTGCAATAATATTTTATTTTTTGACTTATCCATATAATTTTAAATTAAACAGAAAATTAAAAAGAGTCTTAAATTTTTCAGAGGTTGAAAAAATTCCTGAAAAAAAAGTAAAATATTTAGATTTTTCAGAAGAACAGTTGGACGAACGATTAGTTTTAGAAGAAAAATTTTACAAAAGTACATATACAGATGAAATAATGAGATATTTAGTCTTAAAACCAAGAGAGTTGAAAGGGACACCTTTGTGCCTAGTTCTATGCCATGGAATAAGAGATAAAGCTGAGGACTGGATACACAAAGCAAAACTTAGAGAAAATTATTTGACACTAAAAGAAAAAGGAAGAGTGGAGGATATAATCTTTATTCTTCCTGATTCAGGTTACCGAGGAGAAAGTTGGTATACTAACTTTTATAAAGATAACAATCATAGATACGAAGAGTTTTTTTCAAAGAACTTAACAACTTTAATAAAAGAAAAATATCCTGATTCACCAAAAGGAATTGGAGGTTTTTCTATGGGAGGCTATGGAGCCTTGAAAATAGGGTTGAAAAACCTAGATTCTTACGATGTTGTAGGAAGTTTTTCAGGAGCGATCAGTCTTATAAGAATGAGTATCAATAGAAGAGTAATGAGAATTTTTAGATACTTGTATGTTCCAAGATTTTTATTTAATGATGTAAATAAGGCTCATTTTGTTAAAGTCTTTAGCCCATGGGGATATAAGATATTGAAAAATGATCCATATAGCATGATAAAAAAAATGGACCCGAATAAATTTAAAAACAAAAAGTTTTATCTTAGTGTTGGCTCTGAAGACAAAAAACCATACTTGATGTTTCAGCAATGGCTAGATGTAGTAGGTAGAGCTAAAAAATATAATTTAGATTTTAGAGGGAAAATATACGAAAATGAATATCATACTTGGGAATATATTTCCAAAGATATATATAATTTTTTAATATTTTTTACAGATGAGACTAAAAAGAGGTAA
- the ribD gene encoding bifunctional diaminohydroxyphosphoribosylaminopyrimidine deaminase/5-amino-6-(5-phosphoribosylamino)uracil reductase RibD, producing MHEQYMRLALEEAKKGIGAVNPNPLVGAVIVKDDTVLAKGYHQIFGGPHAEVNAIRNVENIEGSTIYVTLEPCSHFGKTPPCTQLIINSKIKKCVIATLDPNPLVSGRGVQQLKDAGIEVVVGILEKEAQNLNKVFFKYIQNKIPYIFIKTGITLDGKIATKNFSSKWITNAIAREKVQKYRNFFSGILVGSNTVLKDNPSLKCAAPNGRDPYRIIFDRNLTITEEYNIIYKNEDKKTILVVDDKYSNSEKYNNLKDKYSVTFIHTFKDEPILDILKKIGELGIDSILVEGGSQIISSFFKENLYDGGEFMVAPKILGDSEAIPFIDGFSPTSIQDCLNLENLKINLYDNNVGFEFYKEDGCLPV from the coding sequence ATGCACGAACAATATATGAGATTAGCCTTAGAAGAAGCTAAGAAAGGAATTGGAGCTGTAAACCCAAATCCCTTAGTTGGAGCTGTTATTGTTAAAGACGATACTGTATTGGCAAAAGGATACCACCAAATTTTTGGTGGTCCTCATGCCGAAGTAAATGCGATAAGAAATGTTGAGAATATTGAAGGAAGTACTATATATGTGACACTTGAACCCTGTTCACATTTTGGAAAAACTCCTCCATGTACTCAATTAATTATAAATTCAAAAATAAAAAAATGCGTTATTGCAACTTTAGATCCAAATCCACTTGTTAGCGGCAGAGGTGTTCAACAGCTTAAAGATGCTGGGATTGAAGTTGTTGTTGGGATTCTTGAAAAAGAAGCACAAAATCTAAATAAAGTATTTTTTAAATACATACAAAATAAAATCCCATATATATTTATAAAAACAGGAATTACTCTAGATGGAAAAATTGCTACCAAAAATTTTTCATCTAAATGGATTACAAATGCTATTGCAAGAGAAAAAGTTCAGAAATACAGAAATTTCTTCTCTGGAATACTTGTAGGATCTAACACTGTATTAAAAGACAATCCGTCTTTAAAATGTGCCGCTCCTAACGGAAGAGATCCTTACAGAATCATCTTTGATAGAAATTTGACTATTACTGAAGAGTATAATATAATTTATAAGAATGAGGATAAAAAAACTATCCTTGTTGTTGATGATAAATATTCTAACTCTGAAAAATATAACAATTTAAAGGATAAATATTCTGTAACTTTTATTCACACTTTCAAAGATGAACCTATTTTAGATATCTTAAAAAAAATTGGTGAACTTGGAATTGACTCTATTTTAGTTGAGGGTGGTAGTCAGATTATCTCTTCATTCTTTAAAGAGAATTTATATGACGGTGGAGAATTTATGGTTGCACCGAAGATACTTGGTGATTCTGAAGCGATTCCATTCATTGATGGTTTCTCTCCCACTTCTATACAGGATTGTCTAAATTTAGAGAATTTAAAAATTAATCTATACGATAACAATGTCGGATTTGAGTTTTATAAGGAGGATGGATGTTTACCGGTTTAG
- the aroA gene encoding 3-phosphoshikimate 1-carboxyvinyltransferase translates to MNFFEPIPKSNFTVTVDIPGSKSITNRALILSALSGETVFLKNILLSDDTIYMIEALKQLGNTIDLNKKENTLKITGNKNPHFKDLKLYVGNAGTAMRFLASYIATGSGNAILYGNERMNERPIKDLVDSLTQLGVKVKYLEKIGYPPIEIQASGINCTFVEIDGSKSSQYISSILMAAPNFKKSIEIKFIGRIVSKPYIDMTLSMMKDFGAQFEKNEDSVLIHPSDYKVNSYIIEGDMSSASYFLAMALISNSKITLNNFFKKSIQGDSKFLDVLVQMGLKILEFSETSITIEGIDKYPGIELSMNDIPDVAQTLAAVALFAETPTKVWDVENMRIKETDRISALKNEILKLNGSFLEFQDGFEIIPKSLDNYIGNSLETYDDHRMAMSLSLIGLRVPNIKILNPECVSKTFPNFFNEFSKIYGEDFK, encoded by the coding sequence ATGAATTTTTTTGAACCCATACCAAAATCAAATTTTACTGTGACTGTTGATATACCTGGTTCTAAATCTATTACTAATCGTGCACTTATTCTTTCAGCTCTTTCTGGAGAAACTGTTTTTTTAAAAAACATACTTTTGAGTGACGATACAATATATATGATAGAAGCATTAAAACAACTTGGTAATACTATAGACTTAAATAAAAAAGAGAACACTCTAAAAATTACAGGGAATAAAAATCCTCATTTTAAAGATCTTAAACTATATGTTGGAAATGCAGGAACCGCTATGAGATTTCTGGCATCTTACATAGCAACAGGATCTGGAAATGCCATTCTCTATGGAAATGAAAGGATGAATGAAAGACCTATCAAAGACTTAGTTGACTCTTTAACACAACTAGGAGTGAAAGTTAAATATTTAGAAAAAATTGGATATCCGCCTATTGAAATTCAAGCTTCCGGCATTAACTGTACTTTTGTAGAGATTGATGGAAGTAAAAGTAGCCAGTATATTTCATCTATACTTATGGCAGCACCTAATTTTAAAAAATCTATTGAAATTAAATTTATCGGAAGAATTGTTTCTAAACCATACATTGATATGACTTTATCTATGATGAAAGATTTTGGAGCCCAATTTGAAAAAAATGAAGATAGTGTATTAATACATCCTTCGGATTATAAAGTTAATAGCTATATCATCGAAGGAGATATGTCTTCTGCATCTTACTTTCTTGCTATGGCTTTAATCTCTAACTCTAAAATTACCCTCAATAACTTCTTTAAAAAAAGTATTCAAGGAGACTCTAAATTTTTAGATGTTCTCGTGCAGATGGGATTAAAGATCTTAGAATTTTCAGAAACTTCAATTACAATTGAAGGGATAGACAAATATCCTGGAATAGAGCTTAGTATGAATGATATTCCTGATGTCGCACAAACACTTGCTGCAGTTGCTCTTTTTGCAGAGACTCCAACAAAAGTTTGGGATGTTGAAAATATGAGAATTAAAGAAACTGATCGTATCTCTGCTTTAAAAAATGAAATTTTAAAACTAAATGGTAGCTTTTTAGAATTCCAAGACGGGTTTGAAATTATTCCAAAGTCTTTAGATAACTACATCGGCAATAGTTTAGAAACATATGACGACCATCGGATGGCTATGTCTTTATCTCTAATTGGACTCAGAGTTCCAAATATAAAGATATTAAATCCTGAATGTGTTTCTAAAACATTCCCTAACTTTTTCAACGAATTCTCTAAAATTTACGGGGAGGATTTTAAATGA
- the asnS gene encoding asparagine--tRNA ligase: MKQVVKSLYRETEKYLETEVVLSGWVKKIRSQKNFGFIELNDGSFFKGVQIVFDTNLENFDEVSRLSISSSIIVKGKVIKSLGAGQTFEIQAKEIEIFQKADLDYPLQNKRHSFEFLRTIAHLRPRTNTFSAVFRVRSVLAYAIHKFFQENGFVYTHTPIITGSDCEGAGEMFRVTTLDLNNVPKTDEGKVDTSKDFFGKETNLTVSGQLNGETYCSAFRNIYTFGPTFRAEQSNTSRHAAEFWMIEPEIAFADLEANMDLAEAMVKYIIKYVMDECPEEMEFFNQFIEKGLFDKLNIVLNSDFGKVTYTEAIDILLKADKKFDYPVSWGIDLQSEHERYLSEEHFKRPVFVTDYPKEIKAFYMKLSQDEKTVRAMDLLAPGIGEIIGGSQREDDIEILERRMAEVGLNKEDYGFYLDLRRFGSFPHSGYGLGFERMLMYITGITNIRDVIPFPRTPNNAEF, from the coding sequence ATGAAACAAGTAGTAAAGTCTCTTTATAGAGAAACGGAAAAGTATTTAGAAACAGAAGTAGTGCTATCTGGATGGGTAAAGAAAATAAGATCGCAGAAAAACTTTGGATTTATAGAACTTAATGATGGAAGTTTTTTCAAAGGAGTTCAAATCGTATTTGATACAAATTTAGAAAATTTTGATGAAGTTTCAAGACTTTCAATATCATCTTCTATTATCGTAAAAGGAAAAGTTATAAAATCTCTAGGTGCTGGACAAACATTTGAAATCCAAGCTAAAGAGATAGAGATATTCCAAAAAGCGGATTTAGACTATCCGTTACAAAATAAAAGACATTCATTTGAGTTTTTAAGAACAATAGCTCATTTAAGACCAAGAACAAACACATTCTCAGCAGTATTTAGAGTTAGATCAGTACTAGCTTATGCTATTCATAAATTCTTCCAAGAGAACGGATTTGTTTACACTCATACTCCAATAATAACAGGATCTGACTGTGAAGGTGCAGGAGAGATGTTTAGAGTTACAACTTTAGATTTAAACAATGTACCAAAAACAGATGAAGGAAAAGTAGATACATCTAAAGATTTCTTTGGAAAAGAGACTAACTTAACTGTAAGTGGACAATTAAATGGAGAGACTTATTGTTCTGCATTCAGAAACATATATACATTTGGACCAACTTTTAGAGCTGAGCAATCAAACACTTCAAGACATGCTGCTGAGTTCTGGATGATAGAGCCAGAAATAGCATTTGCTGATTTAGAGGCTAACATGGATTTAGCTGAGGCAATGGTTAAATATATCATAAAATATGTTATGGACGAGTGCCCTGAAGAGATGGAATTTTTCAACCAGTTTATAGAAAAAGGATTATTTGACAAGTTAAATATTGTTTTAAATAGCGACTTTGGAAAAGTTACTTATACAGAAGCTATCGATATATTATTAAAGGCAGATAAAAAGTTTGATTACCCAGTTTCATGGGGAATTGACCTTCAGAGTGAGCATGAGAGATACTTATCGGAAGAGCACTTTAAAAGACCAGTATTCGTAACAGACTATCCAAAAGAAATAAAAGCTTTCTATATGAAGCTTAGTCAAGATGAAAAGACTGTAAGAGCTATGGATTTATTAGCACCAGGAATAGGTGAAATAATTGGTGGATCTCAAAGAGAAGACGATATCGAAATTTTAGAGAGAAGAATGGCTGAGGTAGGATTAAATAAGGAAGATTATGGATTCTATTTAGATTTAAGAAGATTTGGAAGCTTCCCACACTCAGGATATGGATTAGGATTTGAAAGAATGTTAATGTACATAACAGGAATTACAAACATAAGAGACGTAATACCATTCCCAAGAACTCCTAACAATGCAGAATTTTAA
- a CDS encoding N-acetylmuramoyl-L-alanine amidase: MLKKIIFSVFVLVLSSCTSLRYNVNSSKYKSVSQNDRVRFIILHYTALNDERSITALTKNNVSSHYLVTQKRNDDVYSLVPDTRRSWHAGVSSFDGYKNLNDNSIGIEIANLGYSNANRSKINDLKNGIVDRNIFLPYNDAQIFKIGMLLKELTAKYKINPKYILGHSDVAPTRKMDPGPKFPWKYLHDKYGVGAWYNIKDFNHYYSQTLFESYSIIDLKKELRKYGYDVSLTETWDLESIKTISAFQMHFRSHKIDGVFDLETFAILKALNKKYK, from the coding sequence ATGCTTAAAAAAATAATTTTTTCAGTTTTTGTTCTTGTATTATCTTCGTGCACATCGCTAAGATATAATGTTAATTCATCTAAATATAAATCGGTTTCCCAGAATGATCGGGTTAGATTTATTATTTTACATTACACCGCTCTTAATGATGAACGATCAATTACCGCATTGACAAAAAATAATGTTAGTTCTCATTATTTGGTTACACAAAAAAGAAATGATGATGTCTATTCTCTTGTTCCTGATACAAGAAGATCATGGCATGCTGGTGTTAGCTCTTTTGATGGGTATAAAAATTTAAATGACAATTCTATTGGAATTGAAATTGCTAATTTAGGATATTCAAATGCTAATCGTTCAAAAATTAATGATTTAAAAAATGGAATTGTAGATAGAAATATTTTTTTACCATATAATGATGCCCAAATTTTCAAGATTGGAATGTTATTAAAAGAGCTTACTGCAAAGTATAAAATTAATCCTAAATATATTTTAGGCCATTCTGATGTTGCTCCAACAAGAAAAATGGATCCAGGTCCTAAATTTCCTTGGAAATATCTACACGATAAGTACGGTGTCGGAGCTTGGTACAATATAAAAGACTTTAATCATTACTATTCACAAACTCTTTTTGAATCATATTCAATTATCGATTTAAAAAAGGAACTTAGAAAATATGGTTATGATGTATCTTTAACTGAAACCTGGGATTTAGAGAGTATTAAAACAATTTCTGCTTTCCAAATGCATTTTAGATCTCATAAAATTGATGGGGTCTTTGATTTAGAGACTTTTGCTATACTTAAAGCATTAAATAAAAAATATAAATAA
- a CDS encoding patatin-like phospholipase family protein → MKRYLNIISIFFCIFFFSFSSESYEDLEIQKLKNQIKQLEKKIKNLEKQKVEKFKKPTKQPKIGLVLSGGGAKGFAHIGVLKTLEKNNIKVDYITGTSMGALIGALYSVGYSPDQIEKLVLDINWQDTFNDSPNQADISIDQRSLMKNYNLSLKYDDSLNFALPKGLKNTQRIYLKLKNLLWNAENIKDFNKLPIPLQIIATDLNTGKSKAFNSGDLAKVITASISIPTIFDPVKIGDTYYVDGLLSRNLPVEDAFNLGADVVIGVDVGTSLQKKDDYDILSVADQIVAIQSTSSTKQQRDLATILITPDVSTYKTTDFKDFKEIELSGEAAAEKAISKILAFGPDKLSNSKRQNFKKNFTLEKVSISSQSQNPNHKEIVKTVFSDSLGKNISPDNLEDLMLKAYSLNFVNKIYYTFNENTLNLQIEENPTNVIGLGFDYQTDYGTTFSIGTDISSSGKIGSLSTIEATFGDYLGLDLKNFSYYGVSNKIGILTSLSYNENPFFVYHNKDKIGSYKSSVVKLEGAFVTQYSNLFLFSYGASLNYSSLDPEIKSIFDSEIEYSKSYGDIFFNVNWDKTNSVAFPTSGSKGDLYQRWGGNLGKDNLNFLLSSYLVSGYIPISPNTSFTSKLFGGNVSGEDVLPDKYIKLGGISDNLSQNEFSFNGYHFQEKYLSSLFGVSLGVQHKLIENLYLSLNWDIATYKYLDENFNDQRDTILWEDYSQGTGLSLNYQSLIGPIKFNVSKAQNSHEYLFQFSVGYKFD, encoded by the coding sequence ATGAAAAGATATTTAAATATAATCTCTATTTTTTTCTGTATTTTCTTTTTTTCTTTTTCAAGTGAATCTTATGAAGATTTAGAGATTCAAAAGCTAAAAAATCAGATAAAACAGTTGGAAAAAAAGATTAAGAATTTAGAAAAACAAAAAGTTGAAAAATTTAAAAAACCAACAAAGCAACCTAAAATAGGGCTGGTGTTAAGTGGGGGTGGCGCAAAGGGATTTGCACATATTGGTGTTTTAAAAACTTTAGAAAAAAATAATATAAAAGTTGATTATATTACAGGTACTAGTATGGGAGCTTTAATCGGAGCACTTTATTCTGTTGGATATTCTCCAGACCAAATTGAAAAATTAGTTCTAGATATTAACTGGCAAGATACATTTAATGACAGTCCCAATCAAGCTGACATTTCGATTGATCAAAGGTCACTTATGAAAAACTATAATCTTTCTTTAAAATATGATGATTCTTTAAATTTTGCATTGCCAAAAGGTCTAAAAAATACTCAAAGAATATATTTAAAACTTAAAAATTTACTTTGGAATGCTGAAAATATAAAAGATTTTAACAAGCTTCCAATTCCTCTTCAAATAATTGCTACTGACCTTAATACTGGAAAATCTAAAGCTTTTAATAGTGGGGATTTAGCTAAAGTTATCACAGCTAGTATCTCTATTCCTACTATATTCGATCCAGTTAAAATCGGTGACACTTATTATGTAGATGGACTATTGTCTCGTAATTTACCTGTTGAAGATGCCTTTAATCTAGGCGCAGATGTTGTTATTGGAGTTGATGTAGGAACATCTCTTCAAAAAAAAGATGATTATGATATTCTTAGTGTTGCCGATCAAATTGTTGCTATTCAAAGTACAAGCTCTACAAAACAACAAAGAGATCTCGCTACAATATTAATAACTCCGGATGTTTCTACATATAAAACTACAGATTTTAAAGATTTTAAAGAGATTGAGCTTTCAGGTGAAGCTGCTGCAGAAAAAGCTATTTCTAAAATTTTAGCTTTTGGACCTGATAAACTTTCTAATTCTAAAAGACAAAATTTCAAAAAAAACTTTACGCTAGAAAAAGTTTCTATATCGAGTCAATCTCAAAATCCAAATCATAAAGAGATTGTAAAAACTGTATTTTCTGATTCTCTAGGAAAAAATATAAGTCCGGATAATCTAGAAGATTTAATGTTAAAAGCTTATAGTTTAAACTTTGTAAATAAAATTTATTATACTTTTAATGAGAATACTCTAAATTTACAGATAGAGGAAAATCCAACTAATGTTATTGGTTTAGGTTTTGATTATCAAACAGATTATGGAACAACCTTCTCTATAGGAACCGATATCAGTTCTTCTGGAAAAATAGGAAGTCTTTCAACTATTGAAGCAACTTTTGGGGATTATTTAGGTCTTGATTTAAAGAATTTCTCTTACTATGGTGTATCTAATAAGATTGGTATTTTAACTAGCCTAAGCTACAATGAAAATCCATTTTTTGTTTACCATAACAAAGATAAAATTGGAAGCTACAAGAGTAGTGTTGTCAAACTAGAAGGTGCTTTTGTCACTCAATATTCGAATCTATTTTTATTTTCATATGGAGCTTCTTTAAACTACAGCTCTTTAGATCCTGAAATAAAAAGTATTTTTGATTCTGAAATTGAATATTCTAAAAGTTATGGAGACATTTTCTTTAACGTCAATTGGGATAAAACGAACTCGGTAGCTTTTCCTACCAGTGGTTCTAAAGGTGATTTATATCAAAGATGGGGTGGAAATTTAGGTAAAGATAATCTTAACTTCCTACTTTCTAGTTACCTCGTATCAGGTTACATCCCTATTAGTCCTAATACAAGCTTTACATCTAAACTTTTTGGTGGAAATGTTAGTGGAGAGGATGTGCTTCCTGATAAATACATAAAACTAGGTGGAATTTCAGATAATTTATCTCAAAATGAATTTTCTTTTAATGGATATCATTTTCAAGAGAAATATCTTTCTTCACTTTTTGGAGTTAGCTTAGGTGTACAACACAAACTTATTGAAAATTTATACCTTAGTTTAAATTGGGATATAGCTACATATAAGTATTTAGATGAGAATTTTAACGATCAACGAGACACAATTCTTTGGGAGGATTATTCTCAAGGTACGGGTCTGAGCTTAAATTATCAAAGTTTAATTGGCCCTATTAAATTCAACGTATCTAAAGCTCAAAACTCTCATGAGTATCTATTCCAATTCAGTGTTGGATATAAATTTGATTAA
- a CDS encoding bifunctional 3,4-dihydroxy-2-butanone-4-phosphate synthase/GTP cyclohydrolase II, with protein MFNKIEDAIEDLKNGKLIVVVDNEDRENEGDLVGIGENISEENINFMIKYGRGLVCVPIEESRGKELGLPPMVFNNSDHHQTAFTVSVDSFIGTTTGISVADRFNTIKDLAFRATKPEDFRRPGHIFPLIAKNGGVIERPGHTEASVDLAKLAGFKGCGVICEIIKENGEMARVPDLLSFCKEHDLKIITIEELITYRKTHEFQTEMVCDAPLPTKHGTFKMVGFSNTIDFKEHVALVFGDVKDKEDVLVRVHSECLTGDAFGSLKCDCGSQLDKALENIVENGSGVLLYMRQEGRGIGLLNKIKAYNLQSQGKDTVEANILLGFEPDLRDFAVAAQMIKLLGIKSVNLMTNNPKKIDDLEKYGIHISNRIHIEFPANSCNSYYLQTKKDKMNHFLKIDSK; from the coding sequence ATGTTTAATAAAATAGAAGATGCTATAGAAGATTTAAAAAATGGAAAACTTATAGTTGTTGTAGACAATGAAGATAGAGAGAATGAAGGAGACTTAGTTGGAATTGGAGAAAATATCTCTGAAGAAAATATTAACTTCATGATTAAATATGGTCGTGGGCTTGTTTGTGTTCCAATTGAAGAGTCAAGAGGAAAAGAGCTTGGACTTCCACCTATGGTTTTTAACAATAGCGACCACCACCAAACGGCTTTCACAGTATCTGTTGATTCTTTCATTGGTACAACAACTGGAATTTCTGTTGCTGACCGTTTTAACACTATAAAAGATTTAGCCTTTAGAGCTACTAAACCTGAAGACTTTAGAAGACCTGGCCATATCTTTCCTCTGATAGCGAAAAATGGTGGAGTAATTGAAAGACCTGGTCATACTGAGGCCTCAGTTGACCTAGCTAAATTAGCTGGATTTAAAGGCTGTGGTGTTATCTGTGAAATCATTAAAGAAAATGGAGAAATGGCAAGAGTTCCTGATCTTCTATCATTTTGTAAAGAACATGATTTAAAAATTATTACTATCGAAGAACTTATTACCTATAGAAAAACTCATGAATTTCAAACTGAAATGGTTTGTGATGCTCCTCTACCAACTAAGCACGGGACTTTTAAAATGGTTGGATTTTCTAATACCATCGATTTTAAAGAGCATGTCGCTCTTGTTTTTGGAGACGTTAAAGATAAAGAGGATGTTCTGGTTAGAGTACACTCTGAATGTTTAACTGGAGATGCATTTGGGTCTTTAAAATGTGACTGTGGAAGTCAGCTTGATAAGGCTCTTGAGAATATTGTAGAAAATGGTTCAGGAGTACTTTTATATATGAGACAAGAGGGAAGAGGAATTGGGCTTTTAAATAAGATTAAAGCTTACAATCTACAGTCTCAAGGAAAGGATACTGTAGAAGCTAACATTCTTTTAGGATTTGAACCTGATTTGAGAGATTTTGCTGTGGCTGCACAGATGATCAAGTTATTAGGTATTAAAAGTGTAAATCTTATGACAAATAATCCTAAAAAAATTGATGATCTTGAAAAATACGGAATCCATATTTCTAACCGTATTCATATCGAGTTTCCTGCAAACTCTTGCAACTCTTATTATTTACAAACTAAAAAAGATAAGATGAATCATTTTTTAAAAATAGATTCTAAATAG
- a CDS encoding DUF896 domain-containing protein, which translates to MEMKDIIEMVNYFSATARKRELTPEEQLERARYRKMYLEQFKAQVKQKLDSIEIVDENKMI; encoded by the coding sequence ATGGAAATGAAAGACATCATAGAAATGGTAAACTATTTTTCAGCTACGGCAAGAAAAAGAGAGTTAACACCAGAAGAACAGCTTGAAAGAGCTAGGTATAGAAAGATGTATTTAGAGCAGTTTAAAGCACAAGTTAAACAAAAATTAGATTCTATAGAAATTGTAGACGAAAATAAAATGATATAG